From one Streptomyces spiramyceticus genomic stretch:
- a CDS encoding serine/threonine-protein kinase, with translation MSDAEQSKDTKGRLLAGRYRLGDVLGRGGMGTVWRAVDETLGRTVAVKELRFPTSIDEEEKRRLITRTLREAKAIARIRNNGAVTVYDVVDEDDRPWIVMELIEGKSLAEAVREDGLLTPRRAAEVGLAILDVLRSAHREGILHRDVKPSNVLISEDGRVVLTDFGIAQVEGDPSITSTGMLVGAPSYISPERARGHKPGPAADLWSLGGLLYASVEGTPPYDKGSAIATLTAVMTEPLDPPRNAGPLEEVIYGLLAKDPEQRLDEAGARALLIDVIEAPDKTTEPEPSPEATRVVAMPPVPEDAAPASRTRSDAGAGEGGSDRVRGALKSVRNAAAAQAAKQKQASQARSQAQQQSQAAAGPKPPVRAPLTDVVPRRTLVIVALVAALAVIGTVLAVALNGGSDEGDQGKSKDGTSASSGVTAGGGAKSGDEGKETDKGKEEGQGQGNADPGKGEGGGQDTGGSKTDDPPKSDGLPDGYKKVSDDRFHFTMAMPEGFERNRIAGLNSGGIYNKDGGFPRVQVDFNASPTDDARAAWAAARLGVAATSTNYKHLGIRPVDYNGYPTTADWEFERDQQGQRVHVLNRGFKVDARHGYSIMVSCKASEWDGKECRTLRETAFDTFKPKD, from the coding sequence ATGTCGGACGCGGAGCAGTCCAAGGACACCAAGGGACGTCTTCTCGCCGGACGGTACCGGCTCGGAGATGTGCTCGGCCGGGGTGGCATGGGTACGGTCTGGCGTGCCGTCGACGAGACGCTGGGCCGCACCGTCGCGGTCAAGGAACTGCGCTTCCCCACGAGCATCGACGAGGAAGAGAAGCGCCGGCTCATCACGCGCACGCTGCGCGAGGCGAAGGCGATCGCCCGGATCCGTAACAACGGCGCGGTGACCGTCTACGACGTGGTCGACGAGGACGACCGGCCGTGGATCGTCATGGAGCTGATCGAGGGCAAGTCGCTGGCCGAAGCGGTACGCGAGGACGGGCTGCTGACGCCGCGTCGCGCCGCCGAAGTGGGCCTCGCCATCCTCGACGTACTGCGCTCGGCGCACCGCGAGGGCATCCTCCACCGCGACGTGAAGCCGTCCAACGTCCTCATCTCCGAGGACGGCCGGGTCGTGCTGACCGACTTCGGTATCGCACAGGTCGAGGGAGACCCGTCGATCACGTCGACCGGCATGCTGGTGGGCGCTCCTTCGTACATCTCGCCGGAGCGGGCCCGTGGTCACAAGCCGGGGCCTGCCGCCGACCTGTGGTCGCTGGGCGGTCTGCTGTACGCATCGGTGGAGGGCACTCCGCCGTACGACAAGGGCTCGGCGATCGCGACTCTGACGGCGGTCATGACGGAGCCCCTCGACCCGCCGAGGAACGCGGGGCCGCTGGAAGAGGTCATCTACGGCCTGCTGGCCAAGGACCCCGAGCAGCGGCTCGACGAGGCGGGGGCGCGGGCACTCCTGATCGACGTGATCGAGGCTCCTGACAAGACGACCGAGCCGGAGCCGTCGCCCGAGGCGACACGGGTGGTCGCGATGCCGCCCGTACCGGAGGACGCGGCTCCCGCGTCGCGCACCCGGAGCGATGCCGGGGCGGGCGAAGGCGGCAGCGACCGGGTTCGCGGTGCGCTGAAGTCCGTACGCAACGCGGCGGCGGCCCAGGCGGCCAAGCAGAAGCAGGCGTCCCAGGCGCGGTCGCAGGCACAACAGCAGTCGCAGGCCGCGGCCGGGCCGAAACCGCCCGTGCGGGCTCCGCTCACCGATGTCGTGCCGCGTCGCACGCTGGTGATCGTCGCGCTGGTCGCCGCACTCGCGGTGATCGGCACCGTGCTCGCTGTCGCGCTGAACGGCGGCTCGGACGAGGGCGATCAGGGCAAGTCCAAGGACGGGACGTCCGCTTCGAGCGGCGTCACGGCCGGCGGGGGCGCCAAGAGCGGGGACGAAGGCAAGGAAACGGACAAGGGCAAGGAAGAAGGCCAGGGCCAGGGCAACGCGGACCCGGGCAAGGGCGAGGGCGGCGGTCAGGACACCGGCGGGTCCAAGACGGACGACCCGCCGAAGTCGGACGGGCTGCCCGACGGGTACAAGAAGGTCAGCGACGACCGGTTCCACTTCACCATGGCGATGCCCGAGGGCTTCGAGCGGAACCGCATAGCAGGCCTGAACTCCGGCGGCATATACAACAAGGACGGCGGATTCCCGCGAGTCCAGGTCGACTTCAATGCCAGCCCCACGGACGACGCCCGCGCCGCCTGGGCGGCGGCGAGGCTGGGTGTCGCCGCGACCAGCACCAACTACAAGCACCTCGGGATCAGGCCCGTCGACTACAACGGCTATCCCACCACCGCCGACTGGGAGTTCGAGCGCGACCAGCAGGGGCAGCGGGTGCATGTGCTCAACCGCGGCTTCAAGGTGGACGCCCGTCACGGCTACTCCATCATGGTGAGCTGCAAGGCGAGCGAGTGGGACGGCAAGGAGTGCCGGACGCTGCGCGAGACCGCGTTCGACACGTTCAAGCCCAAGGACTGA
- a CDS encoding protein kinase encodes MDDYAGRVLADRYRLPLPPSDEYELVETRAFDTYSGQEVLVRQVPLPEVVDAEFLDGEGGGGAAARGVRRAAGRTTRRPTDPAVRRAIEAAQAAAQIPDHPRLDQVFDVFAEGGSLWIVSELVAARPLAALLAERPLNPYRAAEIAADVLTALRVLHAHGWTHRNITVRTVLVCDDGRIVLTGLAAGAAEEALCGYAPVPVPAEPAVDADEDDGSWGTAADPGNAGAPGHDGISTTGAVEAVPYASVPPGMRAALPSGDVRPGANPAADVRAARAGAIAAYRAGARAAARVSEEQRPEGTAPLPAQRPSPRPAGGPRAISPYVDLDVDAGAGAGAGAGASAGAGTAAGTATGARGALGAGGGWHSGPGGPGASAANDSAASAGGRTGAGADFDETWHGAVPRSGAGDGLRADGLRHAHPPREQAEALAPTQGYAQGQADAQPGTQPGVPAQARPGAPGSQTTTRAYAQPSGGQGTHGGQGTHAGQGGQAGHGGQGQGSASSSATGRWDEYVAGGHVPAHRGPATPLAAERARQARIAVVGAVTERWAPEQAGSVHGNWQLAPPIGPSTDLWALGALLFRTVQGHAPYPEDSAIELVQLVCAEPPAFAEECGPLRPVVESLLRQDPTERPDFEELRGWLRSLVRSAPEPEAGVDVVPLPSVDSARLPIVRRRGELVRKRRGGSADAQHGRHRHKKAKDSRNTGTGRENRREKEPRAAREPRIKEPRIQPKQRGGPRSLGRTLLVVILLGLVAALVYALAFMPKAGEGSGEGDQGDAKNVGDELRTSAPPTPGPSGGTDSAQPPPQQTPDKTPSSQQPQTSVPASDVAKGYAIRKDPEGFQTAVDKDWERRPINDAGQVRYRGGGFELVIVPGRDTVKEYGSDPMDYQLKKERELQAVRDSSWSTSNGLRRIDVGRQVMAEGQFTWQDSSGRDVYVRNLAIIVGDRYHVVQVIGPESQRDEVTEIYEQASSAYRVTG; translated from the coding sequence GTGGACGACTATGCGGGACGGGTGCTTGCCGACCGCTACCGCCTTCCCCTGCCGCCTTCCGACGAGTACGAACTGGTCGAAACCCGGGCCTTCGACACGTATAGCGGGCAGGAAGTCCTCGTCCGCCAAGTGCCGTTACCCGAGGTCGTGGACGCGGAGTTCCTGGACGGCGAGGGCGGCGGCGGGGCCGCGGCGCGGGGAGTGCGCCGGGCGGCCGGGCGTACGACACGGCGGCCGACCGATCCCGCCGTGCGCCGCGCCATAGAGGCGGCGCAGGCCGCGGCGCAGATCCCCGATCACCCCAGGCTGGACCAGGTCTTCGACGTCTTCGCCGAGGGCGGTTCGCTGTGGATAGTGAGCGAACTGGTGGCGGCGAGGCCGCTGGCGGCGCTGCTCGCCGAGAGGCCGCTGAACCCTTACCGCGCGGCGGAGATCGCCGCCGACGTGCTGACCGCGCTGCGGGTGCTGCACGCGCACGGCTGGACCCACCGGAACATCACCGTCCGCACGGTGCTCGTCTGCGACGACGGCCGCATCGTCCTGACCGGCCTCGCCGCCGGGGCCGCGGAGGAGGCGCTCTGCGGTTACGCCCCCGTGCCGGTGCCGGCGGAGCCGGCGGTGGATGCGGATGAGGACGACGGCAGTTGGGGTACGGCTGCCGACCCGGGGAACGCCGGTGCGCCCGGGCACGACGGGATCTCGACCACCGGTGCGGTGGAGGCGGTGCCGTACGCCAGTGTCCCGCCCGGCATGCGCGCCGCGCTGCCCTCGGGGGACGTCCGCCCGGGTGCGAATCCTGCCGCCGACGTCCGAGCCGCGCGCGCCGGGGCGATCGCGGCCTACCGCGCGGGCGCCCGTGCGGCGGCCAGGGTCAGCGAGGAGCAGCGGCCTGAGGGCACAGCCCCGCTCCCGGCCCAGCGGCCGTCGCCGCGCCCGGCCGGAGGCCCGCGTGCGATCAGCCCGTACGTGGACCTGGACGTCGATGCTGGTGCTGGTGCTGGTGCTGGTGCTGGTGCGAGTGCTGGTGCTGGTACCGCTGCCGGTACCGCGACCGGCGCACGCGGGGCGCTGGGCGCCGGTGGCGGCTGGCACTCCGGGCCGGGCGGGCCCGGTGCATCGGCAGCTAACGACTCGGCGGCCTCCGCGGGCGGCCGTACAGGCGCCGGGGCAGACTTCGACGAGACCTGGCACGGCGCCGTACCCCGTTCGGGGGCCGGAGACGGATTGCGCGCCGACGGCCTGCGACACGCGCACCCGCCGCGCGAGCAGGCCGAGGCATTGGCGCCGACGCAGGGCTACGCGCAGGGCCAGGCGGATGCGCAGCCCGGCACGCAGCCCGGCGTCCCGGCGCAAGCGCGACCCGGCGCTCCCGGCAGCCAGACGACGACCCGTGCGTACGCGCAGCCGTCCGGCGGGCAGGGCACACACGGCGGGCAGGGCACACACGCCGGGCAGGGCGGGCAAGCTGGACACGGCGGCCAAGGCCAAGGCTCAGCGTCGTCCTCCGCCACCGGGCGCTGGGACGAATACGTTGCCGGGGGCCACGTTCCCGCGCACCGCGGTCCCGCCACCCCGCTCGCCGCCGAGCGTGCCAGGCAGGCGCGCATCGCCGTCGTCGGCGCCGTCACCGAGCGCTGGGCGCCCGAGCAGGCGGGCTCTGTGCACGGGAACTGGCAGTTGGCACCGCCCATCGGGCCCTCGACCGACCTCTGGGCGCTGGGCGCCCTCCTCTTCCGTACCGTGCAGGGACACGCCCCGTACCCGGAGGACAGCGCCATAGAGCTGGTGCAGCTCGTCTGCGCCGAGCCGCCCGCCTTCGCCGAGGAGTGTGGCCCGCTGCGGCCCGTCGTCGAGTCGCTGCTGCGCCAGGACCCGACCGAGCGGCCGGACTTCGAGGAGCTGCGCGGCTGGCTGCGTTCGCTCGTACGGTCCGCCCCCGAGCCGGAGGCCGGGGTGGACGTCGTTCCGCTGCCGTCCGTCGACAGTGCGCGGCTTCCGATCGTGCGCCGCCGGGGTGAGCTCGTACGCAAGCGCCGCGGCGGCTCGGCAGACGCGCAGCACGGCAGGCACCGGCACAAGAAGGCCAAGGACAGCAGGAACACCGGGACGGGCAGGGAGAACAGACGCGAGAAGGAGCCCCGGGCAGCCAGAGAGCCGCGGATCAAGGAGCCGCGGATCCAGCCGAAGCAGCGCGGCGGCCCCCGTTCCCTCGGCCGCACACTGCTCGTCGTGATCCTCCTCGGCCTGGTCGCCGCGCTCGTGTACGCGTTGGCCTTCATGCCGAAGGCCGGTGAAGGGAGCGGGGAAGGCGACCAGGGCGACGCCAAGAACGTCGGTGACGAGCTGCGCACGAGCGCGCCGCCGACCCCCGGCCCCTCCGGAGGGACCGACTCCGCCCAGCCGCCCCCGCAGCAGACTCCGGACAAGACTCCTTCCTCGCAGCAGCCGCAGACCTCCGTCCCCGCGTCCGACGTCGCGAAGGGGTACGCGATCCGAAAGGACCCCGAGGGTTTCCAGACCGCCGTGGACAAGGACTGGGAGCGGCGGCCGATCAACGATGCGGGACAGGTCCGTTATCGCGGCGGCGGCTTCGAGCTGGTGATCGTCCCGGGCAGGGACACCGTCAAGGAGTACGGCAGCGACCCGATGGACTACCAGCTGAAGAAGGAGCGGGAGCTGCAGGCCGTCCGCGACTCGTCCTGGTCGACCTCGAACGGGCTGCGGCGCATCGACGTGGGCCGGCAGGTCATGGCAGAGGGCCAGTTCACCTGGCAGGACAGCAGCGGCCGCGATGTGTACGTCCGTAACCTCGCGATCATCGTCGGCGACCGTTACCACGTGGTCCAGGTGATCGGCCCCGAGTCGCAGCGCGACGAGGTCACCGAGATCTACGAACAGGCGTCGTCCGCCTACCGGGTGACAGGCTGA
- a CDS encoding serine/threonine-protein kinase — protein sequence MTTEGNGRLIAGRYRLGVRLGRGGMGTVWRATDELLGRQVAVKELNVDIGAHEAGLPAADDVRPWRERVLREARTVAQLVHPNVIVVHDVVDDQDTRLSYIIMELIDGESLADRVATSGPVNTREAARIGLALLGALRTAHEHGVLHRDIKPANVLLEADSGRVVLTDFGIARLSGATTLTDSGSFVGSPEYTAPERMEGVGAGPASDLWSLGVLLCTALSGESPFHRDSLGGVLNAVVNDEIRPPAAAGPLLPVVRGLLERDPERRLGVEEAERLLVAHLAAGVTPEAAAQAPPYSPTQRDVPLTAPPPTAVPVLVPVPGPALAAAEQARPRVGRIRRALVAGALVAAMAGAGAATAMLFLGDGAGGEGAGGSNGESGGRTDAASTPPTPPTPPTRTVTSTAPSRSSVPTASVTPSFTPPAGYRRVSDPAGFSLAVPEGYNRSTDDKRVFYISPDQQIRIGVRQQAPVSSGPLGAMRLSHANGPDTNPGYRDGKVTPTTYNGLTAALWEFTWDGFDPEDEDRHTYDLCWEEGGLMYDVWVSAPVGRQDDAKRHFDTALDSFTRR from the coding sequence ATGACCACCGAAGGCAACGGACGCCTGATCGCCGGGCGTTATCGGCTCGGCGTGCGGCTCGGTCGTGGCGGCATGGGGACGGTGTGGCGGGCCACCGACGAGCTGCTCGGCCGACAGGTCGCCGTCAAGGAACTCAATGTCGACATCGGCGCGCACGAGGCAGGCCTGCCTGCCGCCGATGACGTGCGACCGTGGCGCGAACGCGTACTGCGCGAGGCCAGGACCGTGGCTCAGCTGGTCCACCCCAATGTGATCGTCGTGCACGATGTCGTCGACGACCAGGACACCAGGCTCTCCTACATCATCATGGAGCTGATCGACGGCGAATCGCTCGCCGACCGGGTCGCGACGAGCGGTCCCGTCAACACCCGCGAGGCGGCCCGGATCGGGCTCGCGCTGCTCGGGGCGCTGCGTACGGCCCATGAACACGGTGTACTCCACCGCGACATCAAGCCCGCCAACGTCCTGCTGGAAGCGGACAGCGGACGCGTCGTACTCACCGACTTCGGCATCGCGCGGCTCTCCGGAGCCACGACGCTCACCGACTCCGGATCCTTCGTCGGCTCCCCCGAGTACACGGCGCCGGAGCGCATGGAGGGCGTCGGCGCGGGTCCCGCGTCCGATCTGTGGTCGCTCGGTGTGCTGCTCTGTACGGCGCTGAGCGGCGAATCGCCGTTCCACCGCGATTCGTTGGGCGGTGTGCTCAACGCCGTCGTGAACGACGAGATCCGGCCGCCGGCCGCGGCCGGTCCGCTGCTGCCCGTCGTACGCGGCCTGCTGGAGCGGGATCCGGAGCGCAGGCTCGGCGTGGAGGAGGCGGAGCGGCTACTGGTCGCGCACCTGGCGGCCGGCGTGACGCCGGAGGCGGCGGCTCAGGCGCCGCCCTATTCGCCCACGCAACGGGACGTACCGCTCACCGCGCCGCCGCCCACGGCTGTCCCGGTCCTCGTTCCTGTCCCCGGCCCCGCCCTTGCGGCCGCCGAGCAGGCGCGGCCACGGGTCGGCCGGATCCGGAGGGCGCTTGTCGCGGGCGCGCTGGTTGCCGCGATGGCGGGGGCGGGGGCGGCGACCGCGATGCTGTTCCTGGGTGACGGCGCCGGCGGGGAGGGCGCGGGTGGGTCGAACGGCGAGTCCGGCGGACGTACGGACGCTGCTTCTACGCCGCCCACCCCTCCCACCCCTCCCACCCGTACCGTCACCTCGACTGCTCCGAGCAGGTCATCGGTCCCGACCGCATCGGTCACGCCCTCCTTCACGCCGCCCGCCGGGTACCGGAGGGTGAGCGATCCGGCGGGCTTCTCGCTCGCCGTCCCCGAGGGGTACAACCGGTCGACCGACGACAAGCGGGTCTTCTACATCTCGCCGGACCAGCAGATCAGGATCGGCGTACGGCAGCAGGCTCCAGTGTCGAGCGGACCGCTGGGCGCGATGCGGCTGTCGCACGCGAACGGGCCCGACACGAACCCCGGTTACCGCGACGGCAAGGTCACGCCGACCACCTACAACGGACTGACCGCCGCGCTCTGGGAGTTCACGTGGGACGGCTTCGATCCGGAGGACGAGGACCGGCACACGTACGACCTGTGCTGGGAGGAGGGCGGGCTGATGTACGACGTGTGGGTGTCGGCACCGGTCGGCCGCCAGGACGACGCGAAACGCCACTTCGACACGGCGCTGGATTCATTCACCCGCCGGTAG
- a CDS encoding succinic semialdehyde dehydrogenase produces MTDSKAPAAPALGTNPLAAAPAGARTAADVVTPEVVAQLTRGVVGSGRTANHTPFTGEKLADLPESSPEDVATAFERARAAQPAWAATPVRKRAAILLRFHDLVLERQAEVLDLIQLETGKARLHAHEEVQAVAIAARHYGRKASSYLKPKRRTGAIPTLTKVTELRQPRGVVGQIAPWNYPFELSIGDALPAFVSGNAVVMKPDTETALTALWARDLLVEAGLPAEVFQVVLGEGPVVGPEVVKHADYVSFTGSTRTGREVAQGAAARLVGVSLELGGKNAMLVLEDADVEKAAAGAVRACFSSAGQLCISIERLYVHESIADDFVARFAARTKAMRLGTALAYGADMGSLVGERQLENVKRHVEEAVAKGATLVAGGVARPDIGPLFFEPTILDGVEAPMAVCAEETFGPVVSIYRFTDEDDVVAQANATSYGLNSSVWTKNGKRGHAIAARLRTGTVNINEGYAPAYGSVQAPMGGMKDSGLGRRHGSEGILKYTEAQTVAHQRLIPMAPAFGMDDEKYTAFMSTSLKALKVLRFR; encoded by the coding sequence ATGACGGACTCGAAGGCCCCCGCAGCGCCTGCCCTCGGCACCAACCCGCTCGCCGCCGCCCCCGCAGGCGCCCGCACCGCGGCCGACGTGGTCACCCCCGAGGTGGTCGCACAGCTCACCCGCGGAGTGGTCGGTTCCGGCCGTACCGCCAACCACACGCCCTTCACCGGGGAGAAGCTGGCGGACCTGCCCGAGTCCAGCCCCGAGGACGTCGCCACCGCCTTCGAGCGGGCGCGGGCCGCCCAGCCCGCCTGGGCGGCCACGCCCGTCCGGAAGCGCGCCGCGATCCTGCTCCGCTTCCACGACCTGGTGCTGGAGCGCCAGGCCGAGGTCCTCGACCTCATACAGCTGGAGACGGGCAAGGCCCGCCTGCACGCGCACGAAGAGGTCCAGGCCGTCGCCATCGCCGCCCGCCACTACGGGCGCAAGGCCTCCTCCTACCTCAAGCCCAAGCGGCGCACCGGCGCGATTCCGACCCTCACGAAGGTCACCGAGCTGCGCCAGCCGCGCGGTGTCGTCGGCCAGATCGCACCCTGGAACTACCCGTTCGAGCTGTCCATCGGCGACGCGCTGCCCGCCTTCGTCTCCGGCAACGCCGTCGTGATGAAGCCCGACACCGAGACCGCGCTGACCGCCCTGTGGGCCCGTGACCTGCTCGTCGAGGCCGGTCTGCCCGCCGAGGTCTTCCAAGTGGTCCTGGGCGAAGGCCCGGTCGTCGGCCCCGAGGTCGTCAAGCACGCCGACTACGTCTCCTTCACCGGCTCCACCCGTACGGGCCGCGAGGTCGCCCAGGGTGCGGCCGCCCGTCTCGTCGGCGTATCCCTCGAACTCGGCGGCAAGAACGCCATGCTGGTCCTGGAGGACGCCGACGTCGAGAAGGCCGCGGCCGGCGCCGTCCGCGCCTGCTTCTCCTCCGCCGGGCAGCTGTGCATCTCCATCGAGCGGCTGTACGTCCACGAATCGATCGCCGACGACTTCGTTGCCCGGTTCGCCGCCCGTACGAAGGCGATGCGCCTCGGCACGGCCCTCGCGTACGGCGCCGACATGGGCTCGCTCGTCGGCGAGCGCCAGCTGGAGAACGTCAAGCGCCACGTCGAAGAGGCCGTCGCGAAGGGCGCCACGCTCGTCGCGGGCGGCGTCGCCCGCCCCGACATCGGCCCGCTCTTCTTCGAGCCGACCATCCTGGACGGCGTCGAGGCGCCGATGGCCGTATGCGCCGAGGAGACCTTCGGCCCGGTCGTTTCCATCTACCGGTTCACCGACGAGGACGACGTCGTGGCGCAGGCCAACGCCACCTCGTACGGTCTGAATTCGAGCGTCTGGACCAAGAACGGCAAGCGCGGCCACGCGATCGCCGCCCGCCTGCGCACCGGCACGGTCAACATCAACGAGGGCTACGCCCCGGCGTACGGCAGTGTCCAGGCGCCGATGGGCGGCATGAAGGACTCCGGTCTCGGCCGCCGCCACGGCTCCGAGGGCATCCTCAAGTACACCGAGGCGCAGACCGTCGCCCACCAGCGGCTGATCCCGATGGCCCCGGCCTTCGGCATGGACGACGAGAAGTACACGGCGTTCATGAGCACAAGCCTCAAGGCGCTCAAGGTTCTGCGTTTCCGCTGA
- a CDS encoding GMC oxidoreductase → MSQESSVRSQEAEDDSAYDYDVIVVGSGFGGSVSALRLTEKGYRVGVLEAGRRFTRETLPKTSWDIKNYLWAPALGLFGIQRVHLLGNVMVLAGAGVGGGSLNYANTLYVPPAPFFEDRQWAGITDWQDELAPYYDQAKRMLGVRLNPTMTPSDIHLKATAEAMGVGDSFHMAPVGVFFGDGADADGHSTAGHGKEVPDPYFGGAGPSRKACTECGECMTGCRHGAKNTLNENYLYLAEKAGAVIHPMTSVVGLAEHPDGGYRVTTVPTDARRKAEPRNLRARKVVVAAGTYGTQTLLHTMKDRGDLPRISARLGELTRTNSEALVGSQTTDRRYRKKHGAARADFTRGVAITSSIHPNASTHIEPVRYGKGSNAMGAMSVLQVPYGSRRFLGWLGNVARHPTLAVRSLSNRRWSERTIIGLVMQSLDNSLTTYRKPGGVGKGLLTARQGHGAPNPKQIEEGTRAATLLAEEINGFAGSNVGELIGTPLTAHFLGGCPIGASPEQGVIDPYHRLYGHPGISVVDGAAVSANLGVNPSLTITAQAERAMSYWPNKGEPDIRPAQEAAYERLAAVEPKSPAVPADAFGALKLPFLGMPAVPPKK, encoded by the coding sequence ATGTCACAGGAGAGCTCTGTCCGCAGCCAGGAGGCTGAGGACGATTCCGCGTACGACTACGACGTCATCGTCGTCGGATCCGGCTTCGGCGGGTCCGTCTCCGCGCTGCGCCTGACGGAGAAGGGCTACCGGGTCGGCGTCCTGGAGGCAGGCCGCCGCTTCACCCGCGAAACGCTGCCCAAAACCTCCTGGGACATCAAGAACTACCTATGGGCGCCCGCGCTCGGTCTCTTCGGCATCCAGCGCGTGCACCTGCTCGGGAACGTCATGGTGCTGGCCGGCGCGGGTGTGGGAGGCGGCTCCCTCAACTACGCCAACACGCTGTACGTACCCCCCGCTCCCTTCTTCGAGGACCGTCAGTGGGCGGGCATCACCGACTGGCAGGACGAGCTGGCGCCGTACTACGACCAGGCCAAGCGCATGCTGGGGGTGCGGCTCAACCCGACCATGACGCCGTCGGACATACACCTCAAAGCGACCGCCGAGGCCATGGGGGTGGGCGACAGCTTCCACATGGCACCGGTCGGTGTCTTCTTCGGCGACGGGGCGGACGCCGACGGTCATTCAACGGCCGGGCACGGCAAGGAAGTTCCCGACCCGTACTTCGGCGGCGCGGGCCCGTCCCGCAAGGCCTGCACCGAGTGCGGCGAATGCATGACCGGCTGCCGCCACGGGGCCAAGAACACCCTCAACGAGAACTACCTCTACCTCGCCGAGAAGGCCGGAGCCGTCATCCATCCCATGACGTCCGTCGTCGGCCTCGCCGAACACCCCGACGGCGGCTACCGCGTCACAACCGTCCCGACCGACGCCCGCCGCAAGGCCGAGCCACGTAACCTGCGTGCGCGCAAGGTCGTCGTCGCAGCCGGTACGTACGGCACGCAGACCCTGCTCCACACCATGAAGGACCGCGGCGACCTGCCCCGCATCTCGGCCAGGCTCGGCGAGCTGACCCGTACCAACTCCGAAGCGCTCGTCGGCTCGCAGACCACCGACCGCCGCTACCGCAAGAAGCACGGCGCGGCCAGGGCCGACTTCACGCGGGGCGTCGCCATCACGTCCTCGATCCACCCCAACGCCAGCACCCACATCGAACCCGTCCGGTACGGCAAGGGCTCCAACGCGATGGGCGCGATGTCCGTCCTCCAGGTCCCGTACGGCTCCCGGCGGTTCCTCGGCTGGCTCGGAAACGTCGCCAGGCACCCGACGCTGGCCGTCCGCTCCCTCTCCAACCGTCGCTGGTCGGAGCGGACCATCATCGGCCTGGTCATGCAGTCCCTGGACAACTCGCTGACGACGTACCGCAAGCCGGGCGGCGTCGGAAAGGGTCTGCTCACGGCCCGGCAGGGGCACGGCGCCCCGAACCCCAAGCAGATCGAGGAAGGGACCCGGGCGGCGACCCTCCTGGCCGAGGAGATCAACGGCTTCGCCGGATCGAACGTCGGCGAGCTGATCGGCACGCCGCTGACCGCGCATTTCCTGGGCGGCTGCCCGATCGGCGCATCCCCGGAGCAGGGCGTCATCGATCCGTACCACCGGCTGTACGGACACCCGGGCATCTCGGTCGTCGACGGCGCCGCGGTTTCCGCGAACCTGGGGGTCAACCCGTCTCTGACGATCACCGCACAGGCGGAGCGGGCCATGTCCTACTGGCCCAACAAGGGCGAACCGGACATACGCCCGGCCCAGGAGGCGGCGTACGAGCGCCTCGCCGCGGTCGAGCCCAAGTCCCCGGCAGTCCCGGCGGATGCCTTCGGCGCGCTGAAGCTGCCGTTCCTCGGGATGCCGGCGGTCCCGCCGAAGAAGTGA